Proteins encoded together in one Terriglobus saanensis SP1PR4 window:
- a CDS encoding M28 family peptidase yields MKTGLFLTAIAIAASTSFAQKHSGTPQESVDYKAFGAPITKAVPDQQIAAALKAVSSDRLKANIARLVDFSNRSTISSTETDLKPGTGVLAAADWIKSQFELYSRDCGGCLEVHVDEFIEEPQQAGLGGSRPRILKPTPLRNVYAILRGTDPAASKRMYLVTGHYDTRETDVMDTHSFAPGANDDSSGTAVSMESARVLSKYKFPATIVFVAVAGEEQGLNGSHHLSLLAKKEGWQLEGVLNNDIVGGDTTPGETLQNKSFVRIFSQGILPSAPIEQIRQMLTLGMDNDSPSRELAREVLDADRTYFSSKAMGKSASIAPNFAGVMELRLDRYLRGGDHKSFSDEGFPAVRFTEWRENYDHQHQHVRIENGKEYGDLLKFDDFNYIANVARLNMATLATLANSPGIPQNVRVVTSNLDNRTILKWSAPSAFSAAAHYQIVWRETASTDWQYAVNADGLKDQLKMVDSEFAATLPVSKDNVYFGIRACDAASHCSAAVAPIPERTATPARKQ; encoded by the coding sequence ATGAAAACGGGTTTATTCCTTACTGCCATTGCAATCGCTGCCTCTACGTCGTTCGCTCAGAAACACTCCGGTACACCGCAGGAGAGTGTTGATTACAAAGCTTTCGGCGCTCCGATCACGAAGGCTGTTCCCGACCAGCAGATAGCTGCAGCCCTCAAAGCCGTATCGAGCGACCGGCTCAAGGCAAACATTGCGCGCTTGGTGGATTTCAGCAATCGGTCCACGATCTCCTCCACAGAGACAGATCTGAAGCCTGGCACCGGTGTTCTGGCAGCGGCCGATTGGATCAAGTCACAGTTTGAGCTGTACAGCAGGGATTGCGGCGGTTGCCTAGAGGTTCACGTTGATGAGTTCATCGAAGAACCGCAGCAGGCCGGGTTGGGGGGAAGCCGGCCGCGCATTCTCAAACCGACTCCACTTCGCAATGTGTATGCCATCCTCCGCGGCACAGATCCAGCTGCCTCGAAGCGGATGTATCTTGTCACCGGACATTACGACACACGCGAAACCGACGTGATGGATACGCATTCGTTTGCGCCCGGCGCTAACGATGACTCGAGCGGTACGGCGGTGTCCATGGAATCGGCGCGGGTGCTGAGTAAGTACAAATTCCCAGCGACCATTGTCTTTGTAGCCGTTGCGGGTGAGGAGCAAGGTCTGAATGGGTCTCATCATCTCTCGCTTTTGGCAAAGAAAGAGGGGTGGCAGCTCGAGGGTGTATTGAACAACGACATCGTGGGCGGCGATACGACTCCTGGGGAGACGCTCCAGAATAAGTCGTTTGTTCGCATCTTTTCGCAAGGTATTTTGCCTTCCGCTCCCATCGAACAGATTCGCCAGATGCTAACACTGGGAATGGACAACGACTCCCCTTCCCGTGAGTTGGCCCGTGAGGTGCTCGACGCCGACAGAACGTACTTCTCTTCAAAGGCAATGGGGAAGTCTGCCAGCATTGCACCAAACTTTGCAGGAGTAATGGAACTTCGGCTGGATCGTTATCTGCGTGGAGGCGATCACAAGAGTTTTTCGGATGAAGGCTTCCCTGCGGTTCGATTTACGGAGTGGCGTGAAAACTACGATCATCAGCATCAACACGTTCGCATCGAAAATGGGAAAGAATACGGCGATCTGCTCAAGTTTGATGACTTCAATTACATCGCGAACGTAGCCCGTTTGAACATGGCGACCCTTGCAACTCTCGCCAATTCTCCTGGAATTCCCCAGAATGTGCGTGTCGTTACATCGAATCTGGATAATCGCACGATCTTAAAGTGGAGCGCTCCGAGCGCATTCAGTGCAGCGGCCCACTATCAGATTGTGTGGCGTGAAACTGCCTCTACAGATTGGCAGTATGCGGTCAACGCGGACGGTCTCAAAGATCAGCTGAAGATGGTTGACTCGGAATTCGCTGCGACATTGCCTGTGTCCAAAGATAACGTCTACTTTGGGATACGTGCATGCGATGCAGCAAGCCACTGCAGCGCCGCCGTGGCTCCAATTCCTGAACGGACTGCGACTCCTGCACGGAAACAATAG
- a CDS encoding NAD-dependent epimerase/dehydratase family protein, protein MDIESPKVVVCGAGGFIGGHLVKDLLAQGVRVVRAVDVKPLKDWHQVAAGVENLSLDLKQKRHCLTATRGVDQVYQLAADMGGMGFIEKNKALCMLNVMTNTNLLLAACETGVERFFYASSACVYNADRQTHANVIALKEQDAYPAMPEDGYGWEKLFSERMCRHFEEDFGLICRVARYHNVYGPNGTWRGGREKAPAAICRKVIEARMSGLHEINIWGDGHQTRSFTFIDDCIYGTQRIMNSNINEPINLGSSELVSINQLVDIAEEIAGIRLRRTYDLTAPRGVNGRNSDNTMIMDRLGWEPSILLRDGMEKTYRWIEEQITKVEDYTDTEVSAVYAGTAI, encoded by the coding sequence ATGGATATCGAGTCGCCAAAGGTAGTTGTTTGCGGAGCCGGTGGGTTCATCGGTGGTCATCTTGTCAAAGATCTTCTGGCCCAGGGCGTCAGAGTTGTCCGTGCCGTGGATGTCAAGCCACTTAAGGACTGGCATCAGGTAGCCGCAGGGGTGGAAAACCTCTCGCTCGATCTCAAACAGAAGCGTCATTGTTTGACAGCAACCAGGGGAGTGGATCAGGTCTACCAACTGGCAGCGGACATGGGCGGCATGGGCTTCATCGAGAAAAACAAAGCTCTGTGCATGCTCAATGTCATGACAAACACTAATCTGCTTCTGGCTGCCTGTGAGACAGGGGTTGAGAGGTTCTTCTATGCCTCATCGGCCTGCGTCTACAACGCCGATCGGCAGACCCATGCTAATGTGATTGCCCTGAAAGAGCAGGATGCTTATCCCGCCATGCCCGAAGATGGCTATGGCTGGGAGAAGCTATTCAGCGAGCGGATGTGCCGTCACTTCGAGGAAGATTTTGGCCTGATATGCAGAGTGGCTCGCTATCACAATGTCTACGGCCCAAATGGAACGTGGCGAGGTGGACGGGAGAAAGCGCCAGCGGCAATCTGTCGTAAAGTCATCGAAGCAAGAATGTCTGGCTTACATGAAATCAACATCTGGGGAGATGGACACCAGACTCGTAGCTTCACCTTTATCGATGACTGCATTTATGGCACGCAGAGAATTATGAACAGCAATATCAACGAACCTATCAATCTGGGTTCAAGCGAGCTTGTCAGCATTAACCAGTTAGTTGACATCGCCGAAGAGATCGCAGGGATCCGTCTTCGACGCACCTACGATTTGACCGCGCCCAGAGGAGTCAACGGTCGCAACAGCGACAATACGATGATTATGGATCGTCTTGGCTGGGAACCATCGATCTTGCTCCGTGATGGAATGGAAAAGACTTATCGTTGGATTGAAGAACAGATTACAAAGGTTGAAGATTACACCGATACAGAAGTAAGTGCTGTTTATGCAGGCACGGCCATCTAG
- a CDS encoding class I SAM-dependent methyltransferase, which produces MLTQLIEKEKADTCGDQSRRNYLETHKTRFADILRLCRKQVPDASARVLDIGRSELTAHLLNFYRNVHTLGLDPLIDDGGHRETSEMVTVPHITFDLLNSQSVLSWPDCERFDLIVFSEVIEHLCVAPEFVLAALSSLLTERGILICTTPNAAEIGKRVRLVFGQNPYERLRLYSTNPGHVREYTRQELCSIAESVGLRCLQHSYFNWIQDKSGNKLKMGAMKILRAFPSFRPFQICVLAREL; this is translated from the coding sequence ATGCTGACTCAACTCATTGAAAAAGAGAAGGCGGATACTTGTGGGGATCAATCCAGGCGCAATTATCTTGAGACGCATAAAACTCGCTTTGCCGATATTCTGAGATTGTGTCGAAAGCAGGTTCCAGATGCTTCCGCACGCGTGCTTGATATCGGAAGAAGTGAGCTTACCGCACATCTCCTGAACTTCTACCGGAATGTCCACACGCTGGGTCTGGATCCATTGATCGACGATGGAGGCCATCGTGAGACAAGCGAAATGGTCACTGTCCCTCACATCACCTTCGACCTTCTGAACTCGCAGAGCGTCTTGAGTTGGCCTGATTGCGAGCGTTTCGACCTGATTGTGTTTTCAGAGGTCATTGAGCACTTGTGCGTAGCGCCGGAGTTCGTGTTGGCTGCCCTCAGTTCTCTACTGACCGAGCGTGGAATTCTCATTTGCACGACTCCCAATGCCGCCGAGATTGGCAAGAGAGTTCGATTGGTGTTTGGTCAGAATCCTTATGAACGACTACGGCTCTACTCGACTAATCCCGGACACGTCAGGGAATATACGCGACAGGAACTTTGCAGTATCGCCGAGAGCGTGGGGCTAAGGTGTCTCCAACATTCTTATTTCAACTGGATCCAGGATAAAAGCGGTAACAAGCTCAAGATGGGCGCGATGAAGATCCTTCGTGCCTTTCCATCATTTCGTCCGTTCCAAATCTGTGTGCTTGCAAGAGAACTCTAA
- a CDS encoding O-antigen ligase family protein, whose protein sequence is MSAESNHYVEEPAALLVDTGLPFVVGFFFSFRLFIMLLAVRVLGTDPQVGTAISFALNYLLLIVVAFQSVGAADRTFGSMLKLPSIQWVVLFLAFSCCSLFWSSTISLSAAVAYWCAMAADAAVVVLLCRLEPMRDFMHSLMKGYVWGACAVAIIAWLLPGQSDLRLGDDELLGANQIGYLCGFAFFFAQYLMQQKVARFWILALLLGVTLLRSLSKTTIIGFLLAEAFFLLREKSMSRKTKLLIISIVILVAIAFSSLLFSYFSIYLDAGNSPETLTGRLTIWAVVLDQAIKQPWAGYGFYSIWKVIPSFGEFEARSAHNELLQQFYSYGVVGVCMMVGLYGSFYLQIRRFVTGSLRTFYLTLLLFVLIRGIADTEVCDFSLPLWAIIMFSLLLERGHTMDGHPVTTLSYRAAEICQGITSSSAL, encoded by the coding sequence ATGAGCGCAGAGAGTAACCATTACGTTGAAGAACCCGCCGCATTGCTGGTTGATACGGGGCTGCCCTTTGTGGTCGGGTTTTTCTTTTCATTTCGGCTCTTTATCATGCTCCTTGCCGTGCGGGTTCTGGGAACCGATCCGCAGGTCGGAACCGCGATCAGCTTCGCGCTGAACTATTTGCTTCTGATTGTCGTTGCCTTCCAGTCGGTGGGAGCTGCAGACCGTACGTTCGGAAGCATGTTGAAGCTTCCCAGTATTCAATGGGTAGTGCTGTTTCTTGCCTTTTCCTGTTGCAGCCTGTTCTGGAGCTCTACAATTTCTCTGTCTGCTGCTGTTGCATATTGGTGTGCGATGGCTGCCGATGCGGCGGTGGTGGTCTTGCTTTGTCGTTTGGAGCCTATGAGAGACTTCATGCACTCTCTGATGAAAGGCTATGTCTGGGGTGCATGTGCCGTCGCAATCATCGCATGGCTTCTGCCAGGACAATCGGATCTGAGACTTGGAGATGATGAACTGCTTGGGGCGAACCAGATTGGTTATTTGTGTGGCTTTGCTTTTTTCTTTGCTCAATATCTTATGCAACAGAAAGTAGCAAGGTTTTGGATCCTGGCACTCTTGCTTGGAGTGACCCTTCTCCGAAGCCTAAGTAAAACAACAATTATCGGATTTTTGTTGGCTGAAGCTTTCTTTCTTTTAAGGGAAAAATCGATGAGCAGAAAAACAAAACTGCTCATTATTTCGATTGTCATACTCGTTGCCATAGCATTTTCGAGCCTCTTATTCTCTTATTTCAGCATTTATTTAGATGCTGGTAATAGTCCTGAGACACTTACCGGTCGTCTCACGATTTGGGCGGTCGTCCTGGATCAAGCGATAAAGCAACCATGGGCTGGTTACGGTTTCTATTCCATCTGGAAAGTGATTCCATCCTTCGGCGAATTCGAAGCTCGAAGTGCACACAACGAACTACTCCAGCAGTTCTATTCCTACGGAGTGGTGGGAGTCTGCATGATGGTGGGACTTTACGGCAGCTTCTATCTGCAGATTCGGAGATTCGTCACTGGCTCTTTGAGAACTTTCTATCTCACTTTGCTGCTTTTCGTCCTGATACGCGGAATTGCAGACACCGAAGTATGCGATTTTTCGCTTCCACTGTGGGCAATCATTATGTTCAGTCTGCTGCTGGAGCGAGGACACACGATGGACGGTCATCCAGTCACTACCCTTTCCTATCGGGCTGCTGAAATTTGCCAGGGTATCACAAGTTCGTCAGCTCTGTGA
- a CDS encoding c-type cytochrome, with the protein MRNSLTAFAAICMVGLAGCKANPPSKLETKTITFAKHHVFVGNKKQKNPLPYTHENWDDGKEAFSHYCIACHGMDGQNTGIPFADHISPPIPSLASEDVQRYTDGQLKWILDNGIRPSGMPGSKGTLSDDELWSIVVFLRHLPPAGSQGVPEIYTH; encoded by the coding sequence ATGCGCAATTCTCTGACTGCGTTCGCTGCAATCTGCATGGTGGGATTGGCTGGATGCAAGGCCAATCCACCGAGTAAGCTCGAAACTAAAACTATCACCTTTGCCAAGCATCACGTTTTTGTGGGGAACAAGAAACAAAAAAATCCCTTGCCCTATACCCATGAAAATTGGGACGACGGCAAGGAAGCATTCTCCCACTACTGCATCGCATGCCACGGCATGGATGGGCAGAACACAGGCATTCCGTTTGCCGACCACATCTCACCGCCAATTCCTTCGTTAGCTTCGGAGGATGTACAGCGATATACAGACGGTCAACTCAAGTGGATCCTGGACAACGGAATCCGTCCGTCAGGAATGCCCGGTTCCAAAGGGACTTTGAGTGACGACGAGCTCTGGTCAATTGTTGTTTTTCTGCGTCACCTACCTCCCGCAGGCAGCCAAGGCGTTCCAGAGATATATACCCATTGA
- a CDS encoding cupredoxin domain-containing protein, which translates to MKTKFMLLVLCSAMVATGVLSSHAVRAQEAPKRIEITAKRFAYEPGEITVKKGQPVVLSIKSLDVAHGLRFRELNLNAKIDKGGTAELRFTPDRAGDFVGHCSVFCGSGHGGMALTLHVVD; encoded by the coding sequence ATGAAAACGAAGTTCATGCTATTGGTTCTATGCAGTGCGATGGTAGCCACAGGTGTGTTGTCCAGCCACGCAGTTCGTGCGCAGGAAGCACCGAAACGGATCGAAATCACGGCTAAACGTTTTGCGTACGAACCGGGCGAGATCACCGTGAAGAAGGGGCAGCCGGTTGTGCTTTCCATCAAGAGCTTGGATGTAGCGCATGGACTGCGCTTTAGAGAACTAAATTTGAATGCGAAGATCGATAAAGGCGGCACCGCGGAGTTGCGCTTCACCCCGGATAGGGCCGGTGACTTTGTAGGTCATTGCTCAGTCTTTTGCGGTTCCGGTCACGGCGGCATGGCCCTGACGCTGCACGTCGTGGACTAG
- a CDS encoding DUF2147 domain-containing protein, whose protein sequence is MRCKSAVLLVGLMVCSTVLRAQKSTLLGDWREPTGSVLRIGYCGTEVCMKIISVSAHAPATVDIHNLNPGQRNRALCNLEIGSHFSLTDPTHASGGALYDPKSGRTYHGTMSVEGNDLKLRGYIGAPIFGKTETWHRVSEKIAVCASNGGR, encoded by the coding sequence ATGCGATGCAAATCCGCTGTTTTATTAGTTGGATTGATGGTCTGTTCCACCGTACTGAGGGCACAGAAGTCAACCCTCTTGGGTGACTGGCGAGAACCCACGGGTTCAGTCCTGCGAATCGGATATTGCGGGACTGAAGTCTGCATGAAGATAATCTCTGTTAGTGCACATGCACCTGCCACAGTCGATATTCACAATCTAAATCCCGGACAGAGAAATCGAGCTTTATGCAACCTCGAGATAGGTAGCCATTTTTCGCTCACCGACCCAACCCATGCGTCGGGCGGAGCACTTTACGATCCAAAATCCGGAAGAACCTATCATGGCACCATGTCCGTGGAGGGCAATGATCTGAAACTCCGCGGCTATATTGGAGCTCCGATCTTTGGGAAAACAGAAACCTGGCATCGTGTCTCTGAGAAAATTGCCGTTTGCGCCAGTAATGGAGGACGGTGA
- a CDS encoding WecB/TagA/CpsF family glycosyltransferase → MTKHSGSPTEVNDSAISSCYCGEESTTSTSAFSHEHADVLGVKVSAINMSSGVDLADRWISEGHPGYICVTGVHGVMEAQKDAEFCEILNHAAINTPDGMPMSWVGHLQGFADMDRVFGPDFMSAMCQLSLDRGYRHFLYGGQPGVAEELKEVLETRFPGLQIVGNFTPPFRSLNTDEEGALMAQLRDSKPHILWVGLSTPKQERFMAQYVGRLQVPLLVGVGAAFDYHTGRVRDCAPWIKRAGLQWLHRLMQDPKRLWRRYLSNNPAFVWNITLQMLKLRRYPRTPTAPAPMSSQTKK, encoded by the coding sequence ATGACGAAGCATTCTGGATCTCCAACTGAAGTAAACGACTCGGCAATCTCCTCTTGCTACTGCGGCGAAGAGAGCACCACATCTACTTCGGCCTTTAGCCACGAACATGCCGATGTCCTCGGCGTAAAAGTGTCGGCGATTAACATGAGCAGTGGTGTGGATCTGGCAGATCGATGGATTTCAGAAGGGCATCCTGGATACATCTGTGTGACCGGTGTCCATGGGGTGATGGAGGCCCAGAAAGACGCCGAATTCTGCGAGATCCTGAATCACGCGGCTATCAATACCCCGGATGGCATGCCTATGTCTTGGGTAGGTCATCTGCAGGGGTTTGCCGATATGGACCGGGTCTTTGGCCCTGATTTCATGTCGGCGATGTGTCAACTTTCCCTAGATCGGGGCTATCGTCACTTCCTGTACGGAGGACAACCCGGCGTTGCGGAAGAACTCAAAGAAGTTTTAGAAACGAGATTTCCAGGTCTGCAAATTGTCGGAAATTTTACGCCTCCTTTTAGAAGCTTGAATACAGACGAGGAGGGCGCACTCATGGCGCAGTTGCGCGACTCAAAACCACATATTCTATGGGTAGGGTTGAGCACGCCAAAGCAGGAGCGATTCATGGCGCAATATGTGGGTCGTCTCCAGGTGCCCCTGTTAGTGGGTGTAGGAGCAGCGTTTGACTATCACACGGGTCGCGTCCGCGATTGTGCGCCTTGGATCAAGCGCGCTGGTCTGCAGTGGCTGCATCGATTGATGCAGGATCCTAAGAGGCTGTGGCGTCGCTATCTCAGCAATAATCCCGCATTTGTCTGGAATATTACGCTGCAGATGCTAAAACTGCGTCGCTATCCGAGAACCCCAACCGCGCCTGCTCCAATGAGCAGTCAAACGAAAAAGTAG
- a CDS encoding sugar transferase, which translates to MSMTTSDSYVSELYRETEAQSCEQRQTTSNRLFLRGFVVSKFVADFLLCVGTAFVAFLLLSHRNNSVRYPLGSELGVLCVAALFATTLLQRKSSYTAYDNLSPIHETAATVRMSIQSLLVIVPASFLLRLELPRSAMVLAFVLMPPLLAIQNKLFRRIILRVSYRSLDIGQIVADESDKMGGAVAPRRTRALADEKSTYAPRHYVFSKRLVDLLVSSVLLVLLLPVFILFALLICVSSPGPALFVQRRVGQNGKLFRMYKFRSMSSGARRYERSPQTSSDPRITKIGRILRQTSLDELPQLINVFRGEMSLVGPRPEMPFVVRSYNARQRQRLRVMPGITGLWQLSRDRAFPIHENIHHDLSYIRSRTLYMDLAILIHTLFFAMRGGV; encoded by the coding sequence ATGAGCATGACGACATCTGATTCCTACGTTTCGGAACTATATCGAGAGACAGAAGCACAGTCCTGCGAGCAGCGGCAGACGACTTCAAACAGGCTATTCTTGCGAGGTTTCGTCGTGTCCAAGTTTGTAGCTGACTTTCTCCTCTGTGTCGGCACGGCGTTTGTAGCGTTTCTGCTACTCTCCCATCGAAACAATTCGGTCAGATATCCGCTTGGATCCGAGCTCGGCGTTCTCTGTGTAGCCGCTCTGTTTGCCACCACGCTATTACAACGAAAAAGCTCTTATACCGCATACGACAACCTTAGTCCGATCCATGAAACGGCGGCTACCGTTAGGATGTCGATACAATCTCTTCTCGTCATAGTGCCCGCTAGTTTTCTTCTGAGACTGGAGCTTCCTCGTTCCGCAATGGTTTTGGCCTTCGTTCTGATGCCTCCATTGTTAGCAATCCAGAACAAGTTGTTCCGGCGAATAATCCTGAGAGTGTCGTATCGAAGCTTGGATATCGGGCAAATAGTTGCAGACGAATCGGACAAAATGGGAGGTGCAGTTGCGCCAAGACGGACGAGGGCTCTTGCTGACGAAAAGTCGACATACGCTCCCCGTCACTATGTCTTCAGCAAGCGGTTGGTCGATCTTCTTGTCTCTTCTGTCCTTCTGGTGCTGCTTTTGCCTGTTTTTATTTTGTTTGCTCTGCTCATTTGCGTAAGTTCGCCAGGTCCAGCGCTCTTTGTGCAGAGAAGAGTGGGCCAAAATGGGAAGCTCTTCCGAATGTACAAATTTCGTTCGATGTCTTCCGGAGCACGGAGATATGAACGCTCACCACAGACATCTAGCGATCCACGCATCACGAAAATCGGCAGAATTCTGCGCCAGACCAGCCTGGATGAACTCCCTCAACTCATCAATGTCTTCCGGGGAGAGATGTCGTTGGTCGGACCTCGCCCTGAGATGCCTTTCGTCGTGCGCAGTTATAACGCGCGCCAGCGGCAACGACTTCGGGTAATGCCAGGGATCACAGGTCTCTGGCAACTTAGCCGCGACAGAGCGTTCCCTATTCACGAGAACATACATCACGACCTTTCTTACATCAGGAGTCGAACCCTGTATATGGATCTTGCAATTCTCATCCACACCCTGTTCTTTGCAATGCGCGGAGGAGTATGA
- a CDS encoding glycosyltransferase family 4 protein → MKVLITAAQFSSNISGLQRHAFNLVRCLLQRKEILAVHLVLAPWQRELAQTAGLNAMHRVTTYVADMEQSLLSRNLWYYRRLPELVAQIQPDVVHLSYPVPVNASAISCPIVLTLHDLYPYEIPGNFGFPKVFFNRMILQQCLRSVDAIACVSDTTKLRMRLYAPRRTWGKALRIYNCVEPELVCAKQSPIPDWQGEPFLLVVAQHRKNKNVPLLIRVLHRLLREKLVHPEMKLVIIGITGPETPRIFRLISDLGLSKRIVFLQGLSEPALQWCYTRCEALAAPSETEGFGLPVAEALLAGCRVVCSDIPAFREIDEQHCRFIALSSDAEEKFSQAILESLQDPPPSPVSLPQFSSEVLGTQYVNLYRELLPSAYRLRGTHYTASIQAPTPKEHSL, encoded by the coding sequence GTGAAAGTCCTTATCACTGCGGCACAGTTCTCGTCTAACATCTCGGGCCTGCAACGGCACGCATTCAATCTCGTGCGCTGCCTTCTGCAAAGAAAGGAGATCTTAGCGGTGCATCTGGTGCTTGCTCCGTGGCAGCGTGAGCTGGCACAAACAGCAGGCTTGAATGCGATGCACCGAGTCACGACGTATGTTGCCGACATGGAGCAAAGCCTCTTGAGTCGAAACCTCTGGTATTATCGACGACTGCCGGAGTTAGTTGCGCAGATTCAGCCTGATGTCGTGCATCTTTCGTATCCGGTTCCAGTGAACGCGTCCGCGATCTCATGTCCCATCGTGTTGACACTGCATGATCTTTATCCATATGAGATTCCGGGAAACTTCGGTTTTCCCAAGGTATTTTTCAACCGCATGATTCTGCAGCAATGTCTGCGAAGCGTTGACGCAATCGCCTGTGTGTCTGACACTACGAAGCTCCGCATGCGGCTTTACGCGCCACGGCGCACGTGGGGGAAGGCGCTCCGGATTTACAACTGTGTGGAGCCAGAGTTAGTTTGCGCAAAGCAATCTCCCATACCCGACTGGCAGGGTGAGCCCTTCCTGCTCGTTGTTGCGCAGCATCGTAAAAACAAGAACGTCCCTCTCCTCATCCGGGTCCTTCATCGGCTACTTCGTGAAAAATTAGTTCATCCAGAGATGAAGCTGGTAATCATCGGCATCACGGGGCCAGAGACACCTCGTATCTTTCGGCTCATATCTGACTTAGGGTTGAGTAAAAGAATAGTGTTTCTGCAAGGGCTCTCTGAACCGGCACTGCAGTGGTGCTATACCCGTTGCGAGGCGCTCGCGGCGCCTTCGGAGACAGAGGGCTTTGGGCTACCTGTTGCCGAAGCGTTGCTCGCAGGTTGCCGTGTTGTCTGTTCGGATATCCCTGCCTTTCGGGAGATCGACGAACAGCACTGTCGGTTTATTGCTTTGAGCTCCGACGCAGAGGAGAAGTTCTCACAGGCCATCCTTGAAAGTCTTCAGGATCCCCCACCCTCTCCTGTGTCTCTGCCACAGTTTTCGTCTGAAGTGCTGGGAACTCAATATGTAAACCTCTATCGCGAGCTTTTGCCTTCAGCGTACCGCTTGAGAGGTACTCACTATACCGCTTCGATTCAGGCACCCACACCCAAAGAGCATTCGTTATGA
- a CDS encoding GumC family protein, whose amino-acid sequence MNIAPPTYVPTENSKRIPANWAVRASLLWQHRKLLARVTVISLVLSLGIAFTIPKQYKSTASIMPPDQQGGGAMMLAALAGGRGGGGLGALGSLASGLLGGHTTTALFVSLLQSGTVRGHIIQRFDLKRIYHSRYNADAAKHLGRVTKISDDKKSGVITIEVEDRDPVRARDIAQAYLDELNKLVTQTSTSSGHRERIFIEHRLDSVRNDLEQAQLELSEFSSKNSTIDIKEQTRAMVEAGARVQAEMLVAQSGLQSLRQIYGDSNIRVKETEARIASLQKDLVQMTGTSAPLRSASSEADGPATSDDDKGSLYPPLRQLPRLAVPYADLYRRVKVQEAVFELLTQQYELARLEEAKDVPVVSVIDAPGVPEKKSFPPRLIVALALTFLAFAATSGTLLFREAWAKLNPNDPRKTLAAEAVPVIRRRIHSIISSRKNAA is encoded by the coding sequence ATGAACATAGCTCCTCCCACATACGTGCCTACCGAAAACAGCAAACGGATTCCAGCCAACTGGGCCGTCCGTGCATCCTTGCTGTGGCAGCACCGAAAGCTGCTGGCCCGTGTTACAGTGATTTCGCTCGTCTTAAGTCTGGGGATCGCCTTCACGATTCCGAAGCAGTACAAGTCCACGGCCAGCATTATGCCGCCTGATCAACAAGGCGGTGGTGCGATGATGCTGGCGGCGCTTGCCGGCGGTCGTGGAGGAGGAGGACTTGGTGCGCTTGGTAGCCTTGCCAGTGGACTGCTCGGCGGACATACCACGACCGCACTCTTCGTCAGTTTATTGCAAAGCGGAACAGTCCGTGGCCATATTATCCAGCGCTTTGACCTCAAGCGGATCTATCACAGTCGCTATAACGCCGATGCTGCCAAACACCTTGGTCGGGTAACAAAGATCTCTGATGACAAGAAGAGCGGCGTCATCACGATCGAAGTGGAAGATAGAGATCCTGTACGTGCCCGCGATATAGCACAAGCCTATCTGGACGAATTGAACAAGCTGGTCACGCAGACCAGTACGTCGAGTGGGCACCGGGAACGCATCTTCATCGAGCATCGACTTGATTCTGTCCGAAACGATCTTGAACAAGCGCAGCTTGAGCTAAGCGAGTTTTCGAGCAAGAACAGTACGATCGATATCAAAGAACAGACGCGGGCGATGGTCGAAGCAGGAGCGCGCGTGCAGGCGGAGATGCTCGTTGCGCAGTCTGGTCTCCAATCTTTGCGCCAGATTTATGGCGACAGCAATATCCGGGTAAAAGAAACTGAAGCGCGCATCGCGTCTCTCCAAAAAGACCTCGTACAGATGACCGGCACCTCGGCTCCCCTACGATCGGCAAGTTCCGAGGCTGACGGCCCCGCCACCTCGGACGATGATAAAGGATCACTCTACCCTCCCTTGCGACAACTGCCACGCCTCGCGGTCCCGTACGCAGATCTTTATCGACGTGTGAAAGTGCAGGAGGCCGTCTTCGAACTCCTAACGCAGCAGTATGAATTGGCCCGCCTTGAAGAAGCGAAGGATGTTCCGGTCGTGAGCGTCATTGACGCGCCAGGAGTGCCAGAAAAGAAATCGTTTCCGCCGCGTCTCATCGTAGCTCTCGCCCTGACATTTCTTGCGTTTGCGGCAACGTCCGGCACCCTTCTCTTCCGCGAAGCATGGGCCAAGCTCAATCCCAATGATCCACGCAAAACTCTTGCTGCGGAAGCAGTTCCTGTGATCCGCAGACGAATTCACTCGATCATTTCTTCAAGGAAGAATGCCGCATGA